The following is a genomic window from Amycolatopsis sp. BJA-103.
TGCTCCGGCGTGCCGATCAGCCCGGTGCGGAAGCCGTCGTTGTACTGCACCAGATCCTTGAACTCCGAGTCGGCCCACATCCCCTTCTTGTCCGATGTGGAGCCGCCCGCCTGCTTGACGGCGTTGCGGAATCCCTCGACGGCGTCGGTGTTCGCCTTCTCGACGATCTCCCGCAGCACGGCCTTCGCCTCGCTCTCGGTCTCCCGCGCGATCAGGAAGCCGTTGAGCCCGAAGCGGACGGCGTGGTCGTTCTCGGCCGCGTAACCACGAACCTCCGAGACCTGCTCGCTGAAGCCGTCGAAGTCCTTGCCGTTGCTGAAGTACCAGTCGGAGACCCGGCCCGCGAGCTTCCGCGCCGCGGTGGAGTTGCCGCCCTGGAAGATCTCCGGATGCGGCCGTCCCACCGGCTTGGGCTTGATGTCGAAATCGTGAATCCGGTAGAAATCGCCGTTGAATTCGGCGTGGTCGTTCGTCCAGAGTTCCTTCAGTACGCGAATGAACTCTTCGGATCGCCGGTACCGTTCGTCGTGTTCGAGCCATGCTTCACCCAGATTGGTGAATTCGTCCTTGAACCAGCCGCTGACCACGTTGACCGCCGCGCGTCCGCCGGAGATCACGTCCGCGCTGGCGATGAACTTCGCGAGCACCCCGGGATGCCACAGT
Proteins encoded in this region:
- the sfnG gene encoding dimethylsulfone monooxygenase SfnG; the protein is MPGIESEPLKFAYWVPNVSGGLVTSDIEQRTDWGYEYNRDLAVLAENSGFEYALSQVRYTASYGAAYQHESTGFSLALLLATQRLKVIAAIHPGLWHPGVLAKFIASADVISGGRAAVNVVSGWFKDEFTNLGEAWLEHDERYRRSEEFIRVLKELWTNDHAEFNGDFYRIHDFDIKPKPVGRPHPEIFQGGNSTAARKLAGRVSDWYFSNGKDFDGFSEQVSEVRGYAAENDHAVRFGLNGFLIARETESEAKAVLREIVEKANTDAVEGFRNAVKQAGGSTSDKKGMWADSEFKDLVQYNDGFRTGLIGTPEQIADRAIEYKKRGANLLLLGFLHYLEDVEHFGKHVLPVIRAKEADLERGAATPEPLVTSAP